Proteins from a single region of Desulfolutivibrio sulfoxidireducens:
- a CDS encoding DMT family transporter, with the protein MRSPEIKADILLLVTALIWGLAFVAQRVGMDHVGPFTFNGVRFLLGAGALFPLALRAGVRAHPSDFQGAGQGRGVLVWGGLAAGAALFAGASLQQVGLVYTTAGKAGFITGLYVVIVPLFGLFFRQKSSPGDVFGAVMAAVGLYFLSVSEDLTMSLGDVLELAGAFFWAGHVCLIGWLSPKVRATRLACVQYAVCGVLSLATAFLTETVTSMGLSGALVPILYGGLLSVGLAYTLQVVAQRDAKPAHAAILLSLEAVFAALAGWALLGESMGARGMFGCGLMLLGMLASQLWPRPGARAA; encoded by the coding sequence GTGCGTTCCCCCGAGATCAAGGCCGACATCCTGCTTCTGGTGACCGCCCTCATCTGGGGACTGGCGTTTGTGGCCCAGCGAGTGGGCATGGACCACGTGGGGCCGTTCACCTTCAACGGCGTGCGGTTTCTGCTCGGGGCGGGGGCGCTTTTCCCCCTGGCCCTGCGCGCCGGGGTGCGGGCCCACCCCTCGGATTTCCAGGGCGCCGGACAGGGTCGGGGGGTTCTCGTGTGGGGCGGGCTTGCGGCCGGGGCGGCCCTGTTCGCCGGGGCCTCCCTGCAACAGGTGGGGCTGGTGTACACCACGGCGGGCAAGGCCGGGTTCATTACCGGGCTGTATGTGGTCATCGTGCCCCTTTTCGGACTCTTTTTCCGGCAGAAGTCCTCGCCCGGGGACGTTTTCGGCGCGGTCATGGCCGCTGTGGGACTGTATTTCCTGTCAGTCTCCGAGGACCTGACCATGTCCCTCGGGGATGTCCTGGAGCTGGCCGGGGCCTTTTTCTGGGCCGGGCACGTGTGCCTCATCGGCTGGCTGTCCCCGAAGGTCCGGGCCACCCGACTGGCCTGCGTCCAGTATGCCGTATGCGGCGTCTTGAGCCTGGCCACGGCCTTTTTGACCGAGACCGTCACGTCCATGGGCCTTTCCGGGGCCCTTGTCCCCATCCTGTACGGCGGGCTCTTGTCCGTGGGCTTGGCCTACACCCTCCAGGTGGTGGCCCAGCGCGACGCCAAGCCGGCCCATGCCGCCATCCTGCTCAGTCTCGAGGCCGTGTTCGCGGCCCTGGCCGGATGGGCGCTGCTTGGCGAGAGCATGGGCGCCCGGGGCATGTTCGGCTGCGGCCTGATGCTTTTGGGCATGCTGGCCTCCCAGTTGTGGCCGCGTCCCGGCGCGCGGGCCGCCTGA
- a CDS encoding M24 family metallopeptidase — protein sequence MRLNPGMENPTTDTAVHAARRERLRARLAEAGHKAILISHAANRYYLSGFELHDPQCNESAGMLCVTRNGPDILLTDPRFLDAARRLWPEEDIFIYAADRYRAMGEFLKGMGLPRILFEARSLTYDTHARLSDHIELVPSAGFVEDLRLCKDPAEIDLLRRSCAVNHAVLSRLPDVLVPGMTEAQAAWEIEKLFREGGASELSFPSIVAVDENAALPHAVPGPRAITDGCLVLVDVGGRVDGYCSDQTRTFWVGGTPSDRFRRTVDMVREAQDAALAALRPGLTHQEAFLLAQNAFATHGVAAAFTHSLGHGIGLETHEPPSLSPYAEGKLAPGMVVTVEPGLYYPDWGGVRWEYMVLVTDDGAEIL from the coding sequence ATGCGCCTAAACCCCGGCATGGAAAATCCCACCACGGACACCGCCGTCCATGCCGCCCGCAGGGAACGCCTGCGCGCCCGCCTGGCCGAGGCCGGGCACAAGGCCATCCTGATCTCCCACGCCGCCAACCGCTATTACCTAAGCGGCTTCGAACTGCACGATCCCCAGTGCAACGAGTCCGCCGGGATGCTGTGCGTCACCCGCAACGGCCCGGACATCCTCTTGACCGATCCCCGCTTCCTGGATGCGGCCAGGCGGCTTTGGCCCGAGGAGGACATCTTCATCTACGCCGCCGACCGCTACCGGGCCATGGGCGAATTCCTCAAGGGCATGGGCCTGCCCCGGATCCTCTTCGAGGCCCGCTCCCTGACCTACGACACCCATGCCCGCCTGTCGGATCACATCGAACTCGTCCCGTCCGCGGGATTCGTCGAGGACCTGCGGCTTTGCAAGGACCCGGCCGAAATCGACCTGTTGCGTCGATCCTGCGCCGTCAACCATGCCGTGCTCTCGCGCCTGCCGGACGTCCTGGTCCCGGGGATGACCGAGGCCCAGGCGGCCTGGGAGATCGAGAAGCTTTTCCGGGAAGGCGGGGCCAGCGAGTTGTCCTTCCCGTCCATCGTGGCCGTGGACGAAAACGCGGCCCTGCCCCACGCCGTGCCCGGCCCGAGGGCCATCACCGACGGCTGCCTGGTCCTGGTGGACGTGGGCGGCCGGGTGGACGGCTATTGCTCGGACCAGACCCGGACCTTCTGGGTGGGCGGGACGCCCTCGGACCGCTTCCGGCGCACCGTGGATATGGTCCGCGAGGCCCAGGACGCGGCCCTGGCCGCCCTGCGTCCCGGCCTGACCCACCAGGAGGCCTTCCTTCTGGCCCAAAACGCCTTCGCCACCCACGGCGTGGCGGCGGCCTTCACCCATTCCCTGGGACACGGCATCGGCCTCGAGACCCACGAGCCGCCGAGCCTGAGCCCCTACGCCGAGGGGAAGCTGGCCCCGGGGATGGTGGTCACCGTGGAACCGGGGCTCTATTACCCGGATTGGGGTGGCGTGCGCTGGGAATACATGGTCCTGGTCACCGACGACGGCGCCGAGATCCTGTGA
- a CDS encoding DUF4911 domain-containing protein: protein MKRPRRPRPYAAPRRSRRLYIGLPGRDVGLLRFLLEGYGHLACMTVVDRYAAVVRLSFAPGRRAEVEEFLAAAAVEIVGLAVRFDPGLDKGGEMAGDPGVTAS from the coding sequence GTGAAACGGCCCAGGCGTCCCCGGCCCTACGCGGCCCCCCGGCGTTCGCGGCGCCTGTATATCGGCCTGCCCGGCCGGGATGTGGGGCTTTTGCGCTTTCTGCTCGAGGGATACGGCCATCTGGCCTGCATGACCGTGGTGGACCGCTACGCGGCCGTGGTCCGGCTTTCCTTCGCCCCGGGGCGGCGGGCGGAGGTGGAGGAGTTCCTCGCGGCCGCGGCCGTCGAGATTGTGGGCCTGGCCGTACGGTTCGACCCGGGCCTGGACAAGGGCGGGGAGATGGCCGGGGATCCCGGCGTCACGGCGTCGTGA
- the jag gene encoding RNA-binding cell elongation regulator Jag/EloR — protein MSEMKTFSGKNLDEAMEQACRHFKAEREKLEIEIITGGSTGIFGLVGKKKAEIRARLREEIRFPTQSPAAPEPGTAGGHRAKSTDTPPSDPVPSSVAPTAGTDEAQATPPEIPSGVEPVPAPDDVPPAETGETTRQPGPDADLAPDAAQATVERPVEQRRKPRQAPSRPSAPRASAPERAPRETAPAPAELSEELAAIVREVMENLLRGILEEVPEMEISGNAERVTVLVLDEENSGLLIGREGQTLSSMQYLVNRIVARRHEEPVRVQINTGEYRERQDDNLRKMAVYLADKAKSLGRPQSTKPLSSYHRRVVHLALQEDETIQTRSKGDGPLKRVIIVPKAQRAENQAERAK, from the coding sequence CACTTCAAGGCCGAGCGGGAGAAACTGGAAATCGAAATTATTACCGGCGGTTCCACCGGCATCTTTGGGCTGGTGGGAAAGAAAAAGGCCGAGATACGGGCCAGGCTGCGCGAGGAGATACGGTTTCCGACGCAATCACCCGCCGCCCCGGAGCCCGGGACCGCCGGCGGACACCGTGCGAAATCCACGGACACGCCACCCTCCGACCCCGTCCCCTCGTCTGTGGCCCCCACGGCCGGGACCGACGAGGCCCAGGCCACGCCACCGGAAATCCCTTCCGGCGTCGAACCCGTGCCCGCTCCGGACGATGTGCCTCCGGCCGAGACCGGCGAGACCACGCGGCAGCCCGGACCCGATGCGGACTTAGCGCCGGACGCGGCCCAGGCCACGGTGGAGCGTCCTGTCGAGCAACGCCGGAAACCCCGTCAGGCCCCTTCGCGGCCGTCCGCGCCGCGCGCGTCGGCTCCGGAACGCGCCCCGCGCGAGACCGCTCCGGCCCCGGCCGAGCTTTCCGAGGAGCTTGCGGCCATTGTGCGCGAGGTCATGGAGAACCTCCTGCGGGGCATCCTGGAGGAGGTCCCCGAGATGGAGATATCAGGAAACGCCGAGCGGGTGACCGTGCTCGTCCTCGACGAGGAGAATTCCGGGCTGCTCATCGGCCGGGAGGGCCAGACCCTGTCCTCCATGCAATATCTGGTCAATCGCATTGTGGCCCGGCGGCACGAAGAGCCCGTGCGCGTGCAGATCAATACCGGCGAATACCGTGAGCGCCAGGACGACAACCTGCGCAAGATGGCCGTGTATCTGGCCGACAAGGCCAAGTCCCTGGGCCGTCCGCAAAGCACCAAGCCCCTTTCCTCCTACCATCGCCGGGTGGTGCATCTGGCCCTGCAGGAGGACGAGACCATCCAGACCCGCAGCAAGGGCGACGGCCCACTCAAACGGGTGATCATCGTCCCGAAGGCGCAGCGCGCCGAAAATCAGGCCGAGCGCGCCAAGTAG
- a CDS encoding LysM peptidoglycan-binding domain-containing protein gives MPRTFRIPCFFVLCLALLTITALSAPATAPAYTVKSGDTPGGIAQKHGMTTQELLKANPGLDPKKLRVGQEITVPGGKSDADKPGKDEKSSKKSSAKEEKPAAPEPKREQKAKPAAEKAAPSSSAGTYTVQKGDTPQSIAAKIGVSVPELLKANDNLDPRKLRVGQTLKAPGAKAEPKADKAEPKADKAEPKADKPEPKADKPEPKADKPEPKADKAEPKKEETAAIRHKVKRGETLGSIAARYNTAADDIARANKGVVAGKVKAGMVLTIPAGRAAPVPARPAPEEQPAPLGEDTAAPASSGTPAAPPEAPGTGTPVETATPEPETGTPADAEAYFEKGNELGKQNKYQKAIEQFDRAIKLNPNRADYYASRGHAFYYMKLYTRAIEDYTRSIDRNPSFALAYSMRGLSHTRDGHFDLALEDYNKAISLGPKEADYYKGRGYTYFHLKQYGPMCEDYQKACSFGDCELLETAKRENLCKAAN, from the coding sequence ATGCCTCGAACTTTCCGGATTCCCTGTTTTTTTGTCCTTTGTCTGGCTCTTTTGACCATCACCGCCCTGTCGGCCCCGGCAACCGCGCCCGCCTACACCGTCAAATCCGGCGACACCCCCGGAGGGATCGCCCAAAAGCACGGGATGACCACCCAGGAGCTGCTCAAGGCCAATCCGGGTCTTGATCCGAAAAAACTGCGCGTGGGACAGGAAATCACCGTCCCCGGCGGCAAATCCGACGCCGACAAGCCCGGCAAGGACGAGAAGTCCTCCAAAAAATCCTCCGCCAAGGAGGAAAAGCCGGCGGCCCCGGAACCCAAGCGGGAACAGAAGGCCAAACCCGCTGCGGAAAAGGCCGCCCCGTCCTCATCGGCCGGGACCTACACCGTCCAAAAAGGCGACACCCCCCAGTCCATCGCCGCCAAGATCGGGGTTTCCGTGCCCGAGTTGCTCAAGGCCAACGACAACCTCGACCCCCGCAAACTCCGGGTGGGCCAGACCCTCAAGGCCCCCGGGGCCAAGGCCGAGCCCAAGGCCGACAAGGCCGAACCCAAGGCCGACAAGGCCGAGCCCAAGGCCGACAAGCCCGAGCCCAAGGCCGACAAGCCCGAGCCCAAGGCCGACAAGCCCGAGCCCAAGGCCGACAAGGCCGAGCCCAAAAAGGAAGAAACCGCCGCCATCCGGCACAAGGTCAAGCGCGGCGAAACTCTGGGGTCCATCGCCGCCCGCTACAACACCGCGGCGGACGACATCGCCCGGGCCAACAAGGGCGTGGTCGCCGGCAAGGTCAAGGCCGGCATGGTCCTGACCATTCCCGCCGGCCGGGCCGCGCCCGTCCCGGCCAGGCCCGCCCCCGAGGAACAGCCCGCCCCTCTCGGCGAGGACACCGCCGCGCCAGCCTCATCGGGGACCCCCGCCGCTCCCCCCGAGGCCCCGGGAACCGGAACGCCGGTCGAAACCGCCACCCCGGAACCGGAGACAGGGACGCCCGCCGACGCCGAAGCGTATTTCGAGAAGGGCAACGAGCTCGGCAAACAAAACAAGTACCAAAAGGCCATCGAGCAATTCGACCGGGCCATCAAGCTCAACCCCAACCGGGCCGACTACTACGCCAGCCGGGGGCACGCCTTCTACTACATGAAGCTCTACACCCGGGCCATCGAGGACTACACCCGGTCCATCGACCGCAATCCCTCCTTCGCCCTGGCCTACTCCATGCGGGGCCTAAGCCACACCCGGGACGGGCACTTCGATCTGGCCCTGGAGGACTACAACAAGGCCATTTCGCTTGGCCCCAAGGAGGCCGACTACTACAAGGGCCGGGGGTACACCTACTTCCATCTCAAGCAGTACGGCCCCATGTGCGAGGACTACCAGAAGGCCTGCTCCTTCGGGGATTGCGAGCTTCTGGAAACCGCGAAGCGGGAAAATCTCTGCAAGGCCGCAAACTGA
- a CDS encoding response regulator, translating into MKTVLVIDDDATIRSVIRLYLEDAGFTVLEAMDGKAGMRIFSGSPVDLVILDIFMPEKDGIETIQEIREAGNCKVLAISGGSPTMGMDFLHHAKTFGANAILVKPFSESELLETVRRLTTP; encoded by the coding sequence ATGAAAACCGTTCTGGTCATCGACGATGACGCCACCATCCGGAGCGTCATCAGGCTTTATCTGGAAGACGCGGGGTTCACGGTGCTCGAGGCCATGGATGGAAAGGCCGGCATGCGGATTTTTTCGGGCAGTCCCGTGGACCTGGTCATTTTGGATATCTTCATGCCCGAAAAAGACGGCATCGAGACCATCCAGGAGATCCGCGAGGCCGGCAACTGCAAGGTCCTGGCCATTTCCGGGGGGTCGCCCACCATGGGCATGGACTTTTTGCACCACGCCAAGACCTTCGGGGCCAACGCCATCCTGGTCAAACCGTTTAGCGAGAGCGAGCTTCTGGAGACCGTGCGGCGGCTCACGACGCCGTGA